The Cyclobacteriaceae bacterium genome includes a region encoding these proteins:
- a CDS encoding SGNH/GDSL hydrolase family protein encodes MRAFILGVIILLNVQVSYSQVSKKFLALGDSYTIGESVSESDRWPEQLAKVLQSKGEKIERPHIIGVTGWRTDQLKKAIEEAHLKNEYGLVSLLIGVNNQYQNKSVESYIPEFEELLQMAITLAGGKKENVFVVSIPDYGYTLFGKPRQPEITKAIDLYNDANRSITKKLGVKYVNITDLTRQGLDKPEYVAGDGLHPSGIMYSLWVERILSVIR; translated from the coding sequence ATGAGGGCTTTTATTTTAGGGGTCATCATTTTATTAAATGTTCAGGTAAGCTATTCTCAAGTGAGTAAAAAATTTCTGGCTCTAGGTGATTCTTATACCATCGGAGAAAGTGTTTCTGAAAGCGATCGGTGGCCTGAACAACTGGCAAAAGTCCTCCAATCCAAAGGTGAAAAAATTGAAAGACCTCATATCATTGGGGTCACAGGATGGCGCACCGATCAATTAAAAAAGGCAATTGAGGAAGCTCATTTAAAAAATGAATACGGACTCGTATCTCTTCTAATTGGAGTTAATAATCAATATCAGAATAAGTCAGTAGAAAGCTATATTCCGGAATTTGAAGAGCTTCTTCAAATGGCAATAACCCTGGCAGGTGGTAAAAAGGAAAACGTGTTTGTGGTTTCCATCCCTGATTATGGTTATACTCTTTTTGGAAAACCAAGACAACCGGAAATCACAAAAGCCATTGATCTCTACAATGACGCAAATCGCTCCATCACAAAAAAATTAGGTGTTAAGTATGTCAATATAACAGACCTTACTCGTCAGGGTCTTGACAAACCTGAGTATGTAGCAGGCGATGGTCTGCACCCTTCAGGAATCATGTATTCTCTCTGGGTGGAAAGAATACTGTCCGTTATTCGCTAG
- a CDS encoding arylesterase, producing MVGKIFLFIVTALLFQTSSSLKVVLFFGDSLSAGYGLSPEEAFPALVEKSMIKNGVSVKVVNAGLSGETTAGGLARVDWILRQPIHVFVLELGGNDGLRGLPIDQTKSNLQSIIDKVKKKYPDCKIVLAGMMVPPNMGKDYATSFQNLFKDIAKKNDATLIPFLLQDVGGIEKLNQADGIHPNAEGHKIVAKHLVEVISPLVVNN from the coding sequence ATGGTCGGTAAGATATTTCTCTTTATTGTGACAGCCTTGCTATTTCAGACATCTTCTTCTTTAAAAGTGGTGCTTTTTTTTGGAGACAGCCTTTCTGCGGGGTACGGCCTCTCACCTGAAGAAGCGTTTCCTGCGCTGGTGGAAAAATCAATGATCAAAAACGGGGTCAGCGTCAAAGTGGTGAATGCCGGACTAAGTGGAGAAACTACAGCCGGAGGATTGGCGAGAGTCGACTGGATCTTGCGGCAACCGATCCATGTGTTTGTCCTTGAACTTGGCGGAAATGATGGGTTAAGAGGTCTTCCGATTGATCAGACCAAATCCAATCTTCAATCAATCATTGACAAAGTCAAAAAAAAATATCCTGACTGTAAAATAGTTCTTGCCGGAATGATGGTACCTCCCAATATGGGGAAAGATTATGCAACCTCTTTTCAAAATCTGTTCAAAGACATTGCTAAGAAAAACGATGCAACACTCATCCCTTTTCTGCTTCAGGATGTGGGTGGAATAGAAAAATTAAATCAGGCAGATGGGATTCATCCTAATGCGGAAGGACACAAGATTGTTGCAAAACATCTCGTTGAGGTAATCTCTCCGCTTGTTGTGAACAACTAG
- a CDS encoding FtsX-like permease family protein: MLENIREGLRSIKANMLRSILTAVIVTFGITALVGSLTAVDGIGYTLNESLASLGANTFDIGSKRNRGASQAGIKQKVYKPLQMNEAQRFIDLFKVPAYISLSADLTGIAEVKHLSKKTNPNIAVNGINEDYMYVKSLNFEKGRNFSPLEIQYGAKTVILGKKVFDAIFDPNEDPLGKEVSFKGTQFRVIGVLVEKGNLAEDNFDNMVFIPVIVANQMASGRGLSYDITVAVSDATQLDLAMGEATGLMRSIRRDQIGKPNSFELDKSDTLSELNNLMSIITWVGLGIGFVTLLGSSIALMNIMLVSVTERTREVGVRKALGATPAKIRQQFIIEAIVVCLLGGILGIILGVIAGNALAKLMSMAFVLPWLWIFVGLVVCVGVGLLSGYYPANKASKLDPIESLRFE, translated from the coding sequence CTGGAAAATATAAGGGAAGGCCTCCGTTCGATTAAGGCCAACATGCTCCGTTCGATTCTAACCGCAGTCATTGTGACCTTTGGAATTACGGCATTAGTAGGCTCTCTCACAGCAGTGGATGGGATCGGATATACCCTCAACGAGAGCCTTGCATCCCTCGGTGCCAATACTTTTGACATCGGATCCAAGAGAAATCGCGGAGCAAGCCAGGCGGGTATTAAACAGAAGGTTTATAAGCCGCTTCAGATGAATGAAGCGCAACGTTTTATTGACCTATTTAAGGTTCCAGCGTACATCAGCCTTTCCGCTGACCTTACGGGAATCGCAGAGGTTAAGCATTTATCAAAAAAGACTAATCCGAACATCGCTGTCAATGGTATCAATGAAGACTACATGTATGTGAAGTCTCTCAATTTTGAGAAAGGAAGAAATTTTTCTCCACTCGAAATTCAATATGGTGCGAAGACTGTAATTCTGGGAAAAAAAGTATTCGATGCAATCTTTGACCCGAATGAGGATCCGCTTGGAAAAGAGGTGTCATTTAAAGGAACTCAATTCCGTGTTATTGGAGTACTCGTCGAGAAAGGAAATCTCGCTGAGGATAATTTTGATAATATGGTATTCATACCTGTGATCGTTGCCAATCAGATGGCTTCTGGTCGTGGACTTAGCTATGATATTACAGTAGCAGTCTCTGATGCAACGCAACTTGATCTCGCCATGGGAGAGGCTACCGGGCTAATGCGCTCCATTCGCAGAGATCAGATTGGAAAGCCGAATTCATTTGAATTGGATAAAAGTGATACACTATCCGAGCTCAATAATTTAATGAGCATCATTACCTGGGTCGGATTAGGTATAGGATTTGTAACGCTATTAGGGTCATCCATCGCTTTGATGAATATCATGTTGGTATCAGTAACAGAACGGACTCGTGAAGTAGGAGTGAGAAAAGCACTGGGAGCGACACCTGCAAAGATCCGTCAGCAATTTATCATTGAAGCCATCGTAGTCTGTCTGCTAGGCGGAATATTAGGAATTATCCTTGGGGTCATTGCGGGTAATGCTTTGGCGAAATTGATGAGCATGGCTTTTGTTCTTCCCTGGCTATGGATATTCGTTGGATTGGTAGTTTGTGTTGGAGTTGGATTGTTATCTGGATATTATCCTGCCAACAAAGCATCAAAGCTCGATCCGATAGAATCCTTACGTTTCGAATAA